A DNA window from Methylobacterium sp. NMS14P contains the following coding sequences:
- the treS gene encoding maltose alpha-D-glucosyltransferase, translating into MIDRSDPQWYRDAIIYQIHVKSFFDSNNDGIGDFEGLTQRLDYVRDLGVTAIWLMPFYPSPLRDDGYDIADYRDINPSYGTMEDFKAFVEAAHDRGLRVITELVINHTSDQHPWFQAAREAPPGSPERDFYVWSDTDEPYRDTRIIFLDTEASNWTWDPVAKQYFWHRFYSHQPDLNFDNPKVLEAVIDVMRYWLDMGVDGLRLDAIPYLIERDGTNCENLAETHDVIKAIRAALDASYPDRMLLAEANQWPEETAQYFGDGDECHMAFHFPLMPRMYMAIAREDRHPITDIMRQTPEIPEGCQWAIFLRNHDELTLEMVTAEERDYLWSFYAAERRARINLGIRRRLAPLLENDRRKIELMKSLVLSMPGTPVLYYGDEVGMGDNIYLGDRDGVRTPMQWSPDRNGGFSRANPQKLFLPAIQDPIYGFDAINVEAQTQAQTSLLNWTRRMIAIRNNSVALGRGTIQFLYPSNRKVLAWIREHEDERILCVANLSRAPQAVQLDLSELRTAVPIELTGGTEFPPIGDLPYLLTLPSYGFYWFSLSAARSGVVGPQQEPPELFTLVLTGGIETLMSGRERVAFERTVVPPFLTSRRWFGAKGSRIKATKVVDCAALKDVDGSARFLLPRLQVQLASGETQEYFVPVGVEEGREDETLMPFAVARVRRGPRTGLLYGAAGSNDFAACLIDDMRQAREIPTETGRLVFAVTSAFDPDVTVDVADIRRLSGEQSNTSIAIGSKMMLKLLRRLQPGLHPEIEVGRFLTEKAGFSNTPALLGTLEHVAEDGTRTALAVLQRFVMNQGDAWTLMLEGLRRDFETVVLTPESEAATPEEAFQAHRPWADLLGRRTAELHAALAIETDDPAFAAEPFTGDDLAVLARDARHQAERAFRALKGLADRGLDAGKPACAELVRRRGAVEALIASLTEAPVRGAHKTRIHGDYHLGQVLVAENDLIIVDFEGEPSRPADERRAKSMPLRDVAGLMRSFAYGAETVIREITARFADSEERARDAATAWRGMIEAAFLAGYEAAVEGSRAAVTDPESRTRLLRLCLLTKALYEVDYEANNRPDWIEIPARGVLTILDTDGHEPGASE; encoded by the coding sequence ATGATCGATCGCAGCGACCCGCAATGGTACCGTGACGCCATCATCTACCAGATCCACGTCAAGTCGTTCTTCGACTCGAACAACGACGGGATCGGGGATTTCGAGGGCCTGACCCAGCGCCTCGACTACGTGCGCGATCTCGGCGTGACGGCGATCTGGCTGATGCCGTTCTACCCCTCGCCGCTGCGCGACGACGGCTACGACATCGCCGATTACCGCGACATCAACCCGTCCTACGGGACCATGGAGGATTTCAAGGCCTTCGTGGAGGCGGCGCACGACCGGGGCCTGCGGGTCATCACCGAGCTCGTCATCAACCACACCAGCGACCAGCACCCCTGGTTCCAGGCCGCCCGCGAGGCCCCTCCCGGCTCGCCCGAGCGCGACTTCTACGTCTGGTCGGACACCGACGAGCCGTACCGGGACACGCGGATCATCTTCCTCGACACCGAGGCGTCCAACTGGACCTGGGACCCGGTCGCCAAGCAGTATTTCTGGCACCGGTTCTACAGCCACCAGCCGGATCTCAACTTCGACAACCCGAAGGTGCTGGAAGCGGTCATCGACGTGATGCGCTACTGGCTCGACATGGGCGTCGACGGCCTGCGGCTCGACGCGATCCCCTACCTGATCGAGCGCGACGGCACGAACTGCGAGAACCTCGCCGAGACCCACGACGTCATCAAGGCGATCCGCGCCGCGCTGGACGCGAGCTACCCCGACCGGATGCTGCTCGCCGAGGCCAACCAGTGGCCCGAGGAGACCGCGCAGTACTTCGGCGACGGCGACGAGTGCCACATGGCGTTCCACTTCCCGCTGATGCCGCGGATGTACATGGCGATCGCCCGGGAGGACCGGCACCCGATCACCGACATCATGCGCCAGACCCCGGAGATCCCCGAGGGCTGCCAGTGGGCGATCTTCCTGCGCAACCACGACGAGCTGACGCTCGAGATGGTCACGGCCGAGGAGCGTGACTACCTCTGGTCGTTCTACGCCGCCGAGCGGCGGGCCCGGATCAATCTCGGCATCCGCCGCCGCCTCGCGCCGCTCCTCGAGAACGACCGGCGCAAGATCGAGCTGATGAAGTCCCTCGTCCTGTCGATGCCCGGCACGCCGGTGCTCTACTACGGCGACGAGGTCGGCATGGGCGACAACATCTACCTCGGCGACCGCGACGGCGTGCGCACGCCGATGCAGTGGAGCCCGGACCGCAACGGCGGCTTCTCCCGGGCGAACCCCCAGAAGCTGTTCCTGCCGGCGATCCAGGACCCGATCTACGGCTTCGACGCCATCAACGTCGAGGCGCAGACCCAGGCCCAAACCAGCCTGCTGAACTGGACGCGGCGCATGATCGCGATCCGCAACAACAGCGTCGCGCTGGGGCGCGGCACGATCCAGTTCCTGTACCCGTCGAACCGGAAGGTGCTCGCCTGGATCCGCGAGCACGAGGACGAGCGGATCCTGTGCGTGGCGAACCTGTCGCGCGCGCCCCAGGCCGTGCAGCTCGACCTGTCGGAACTGCGCACCGCGGTGCCGATCGAGCTGACCGGCGGCACCGAGTTCCCGCCGATCGGCGACCTGCCCTACCTGCTGACCCTGCCGTCCTACGGCTTCTACTGGTTCAGCTTGAGTGCCGCCCGGTCGGGCGTGGTCGGCCCGCAGCAGGAGCCGCCGGAGCTGTTCACCCTGGTGCTCACCGGCGGGATCGAGACCCTGATGAGCGGGCGGGAGCGCGTCGCCTTCGAGCGCACCGTGGTGCCGCCGTTCCTGACGAGCCGGCGCTGGTTCGGCGCCAAGGGCTCGCGGATCAAGGCCACGAAGGTCGTCGACTGCGCCGCCCTGAAGGACGTCGACGGCAGCGCGCGCTTCCTGCTGCCGCGGCTGCAGGTGCAGCTCGCCAGCGGCGAGACCCAGGAGTACTTCGTGCCCGTGGGCGTCGAGGAGGGCCGCGAGGACGAGACCCTCATGCCCTTCGCGGTGGCGCGGGTGCGCCGGGGGCCGCGCACCGGCCTGCTCTACGGGGCGGCCGGCTCCAACGACTTCGCCGCCTGCCTGATCGACGACATGCGGCAGGCCCGCGAGATCCCCACGGAGACCGGGCGGCTCGTCTTCGCCGTCACCTCGGCCTTCGACCCGGACGTCACGGTCGACGTGGCCGACATCCGCCGGCTCTCGGGCGAGCAGAGCAACACCTCGATCGCCATCGGCTCGAAGATGATGCTCAAGCTGCTGCGCCGCCTGCAGCCGGGCCTGCACCCCGAGATCGAGGTCGGGCGCTTCCTCACCGAGAAGGCGGGCTTCTCCAACACCCCGGCGCTGCTCGGCACCCTGGAGCACGTGGCCGAGGACGGCACCCGCACGGCGCTGGCGGTGCTCCAGCGGTTCGTCATGAACCAGGGCGACGCCTGGACCCTGATGCTGGAGGGCCTGCGCCGGGACTTCGAGACCGTGGTGCTCACCCCGGAGAGCGAGGCCGCGACCCCCGAGGAGGCGTTCCAGGCCCACCGGCCCTGGGCCGACCTGCTCGGCCGGCGCACCGCCGAGCTGCACGCGGCGCTGGCCATCGAGACCGACGACCCGGCCTTCGCGGCCGAGCCGTTCACCGGGGACGACCTCGCCGTGCTGGCGCGCGACGCCCGCCACCAGGCCGAGCGCGCCTTCCGGGCGCTCAAGGGCCTCGCCGACCGGGGCCTCGACGCCGGCAAGCCGGCCTGCGCGGAGCTCGTCCGGCGCCGGGGCGCGGTCGAGGCGCTAATCGCGTCGCTCACCGAAGCGCCGGTCCGGGGCGCCCACAAGACCCGCATCCACGGCGACTACCACCTGGGCCAGGTGCTGGTCGCCGAGAACGACCTGATCATCGTCGACTTCGAGGGCGAGCCCTCGCGCCCGGCCGACGAGCGCCGGGCCAAGTCGATGCCCCTGCGGGACGTCGCCGGGCTGATGCGCTCCTTCGCGTACGGCGCCGAGACGGTGATCCGGGAGATCACCGCGCGGTTCGCCGACTCCGAGGAGCGGGCGCGGGACGCGGCGACCGCGTGGCGCGGCATGATCGAGGCGGCGTTCCTGGCCGGCTACGAGGCCGCGGTCGAGGGCTCCCGGGCGGCGGTGACCGATCCGGAGAGCCGGACCCGGCTGCTGCGCCTCTGCCTGCTGACCAAGGCCCTCTACGAGGTCGACTACGAGGCCAACAACCGGCCGGACTGGATCGAAATCCCCGCCCGTGGGGTTCTCACCATTCTGGACACGGACGGACACGAGCCCGGAGCATCTGAATGA
- a CDS encoding maltotransferase domain-containing protein — MNAPTKAAATSGAEAVLPAALAPRAEGPRIYNLFPLLVGRVADWTAELPRIAALGFDWIYLNPFHQTGGSRSLYAVADPDRLDERFRDPDGTPDDEQIRRFCTAAEALGLSVMTDLVINHTADNARLATERPDLFMKEPDGSIMHPAAVDPDDPSIRTVWGDLAELDYHTPAARDELTRIWGAYVGHLQGLGVKGFRCDAAYKVPPETWRALIGQARERDPACLFAAETLGCTFEEARATAGAGFDYLFNSFAWWDLKKPWALEQYERLRVLAPSIAFPENHDMKRLAAEIGGGPEAVAQHLRTRYALAAFFSAGVLMPIGYEWGYRRALHVVETTPRDRENDTGIDISAFVRAINALRAELPAANVEGAQIRISSPDSDLVALARFDTGHPASARHGLIVLYNPTERPVPVEAGSLIARTGGMLGAFVDRTPEAEPIAFHPGSAIDLMPGELRVLAASAQQVARQPERGTPDGEGRVVIEAVSPELDGGRSPVKRIVGESLRVEADIFSDGHEIIDAAILSRVAGTEAWREDPMVFVDNDRWAGHFPLERNARYEFTLIAWRDAFSSWVRDTLKKRAAGVDVRLETIEGVALVGTAASLARTRGGRDADRLAALVAALAAEETGSAAQLDRILAPDAAGLVRRNAERVNLTRYPVTLPVIADRLAARFSAWYEIFPRSQSMDVNRHGTFDDVIRRLPEIRELGFDVLYFTPIHPVGRTNRKGKNNTLKAEPGDVGSVYAVGAEEGGHEAVHPDLGTLADFERLVAASHAYGMEIALDFAIQCSPDHPWIKNHPEWFEWRPDGTLKFAENPPKKYEDISNVHFYGGALPSLWIELRDILLGWCARGVRVFRVDNPHTKPIPFWEWVIGEVNGRYPDAIFLAEAFTRPKMMKKLAKAGYQQSYTYFTWRNTKQELTDYALELAGEMGEYYRPNFFANTPDINPYFLQTSGRAGFVIRGTLAATLSSVYGIYNGFELCEAAPYPGKEEYLNSEKYELKAWDYDRPGNIREHIVKLNKIRRENPALWDFRNVVFTGAFNDQIIAYAKATPERDNCVFTMVNLDPKNRQECTYEVPLWLFGLPDDGAVEVEDLLQGYTFELRGKSHRIALDPAERSCVIWRLRAPRRVAG; from the coding sequence ATGAACGCACCGACCAAAGCCGCTGCGACGTCCGGGGCCGAGGCCGTCCTGCCGGCCGCGCTGGCGCCCCGGGCCGAGGGGCCGCGGATCTACAACCTGTTCCCGCTCCTGGTCGGGCGCGTCGCGGACTGGACCGCCGAGCTGCCGCGGATCGCCGCGCTCGGCTTCGACTGGATCTACCTGAACCCGTTCCACCAGACCGGCGGCTCCCGGAGCCTCTACGCGGTGGCCGACCCGGACCGCCTCGACGAGCGGTTCCGCGATCCTGACGGCACGCCCGACGACGAGCAGATCCGCCGCTTCTGCACCGCCGCCGAGGCGCTCGGCCTGTCGGTGATGACCGACCTCGTGATCAACCACACCGCCGACAACGCGCGGCTCGCCACCGAGCGGCCCGACCTGTTCATGAAGGAGCCCGACGGCTCGATCATGCACCCGGCCGCCGTCGACCCGGACGACCCGTCGATCCGCACCGTCTGGGGCGACCTCGCCGAGCTCGACTACCACACCCCCGCCGCCCGGGACGAGCTGACCCGGATCTGGGGCGCCTACGTGGGGCATCTGCAGGGCCTCGGCGTGAAGGGCTTCCGGTGCGACGCCGCCTACAAGGTGCCGCCGGAGACCTGGCGCGCCCTGATCGGGCAGGCCAGGGAGCGCGACCCCGCCTGCCTGTTCGCCGCCGAGACCCTCGGCTGCACCTTCGAGGAGGCCCGGGCCACCGCGGGCGCCGGCTTCGACTACCTGTTCAACTCCTTCGCGTGGTGGGACCTGAAGAAGCCCTGGGCGCTCGAGCAGTACGAGCGCCTGCGGGTGCTGGCGCCCTCGATCGCCTTCCCGGAGAACCACGACATGAAGCGGCTCGCCGCCGAGATCGGCGGCGGCCCGGAGGCGGTGGCGCAGCATCTGCGCACCCGCTACGCGCTCGCGGCGTTCTTCTCGGCCGGCGTGCTGATGCCGATCGGCTACGAGTGGGGCTACCGCCGGGCGCTGCACGTGGTCGAGACCACGCCGCGCGACCGCGAGAACGACACCGGCATCGACATCTCCGCCTTCGTGCGGGCGATCAACGCCCTGCGGGCGGAGCTGCCGGCCGCCAATGTCGAGGGCGCGCAGATCCGGATCTCGTCGCCCGACAGCGACCTCGTGGCGCTGGCCCGCTTCGACACCGGCCACCCGGCCTCGGCGCGGCACGGGCTGATCGTGCTCTACAACCCGACCGAGAGGCCGGTGCCGGTGGAGGCCGGGTCGCTCATCGCCCGCACCGGCGGGATGCTCGGCGCCTTCGTCGACCGGACCCCGGAGGCCGAGCCGATCGCCTTCCATCCCGGCAGCGCCATCGACCTGATGCCGGGCGAGCTGCGCGTCCTCGCGGCCAGCGCCCAGCAGGTCGCCCGCCAGCCGGAGCGCGGCACCCCGGACGGGGAGGGCCGGGTGGTGATCGAGGCCGTGAGCCCCGAGCTCGACGGCGGCCGCTCGCCGGTGAAGCGGATCGTCGGCGAGTCCCTGCGGGTCGAGGCCGACATCTTCTCCGACGGCCACGAGATCATCGACGCCGCGATCCTGTCGCGGGTCGCCGGCACCGAGGCGTGGCGCGAGGACCCGATGGTCTTCGTCGACAACGACCGCTGGGCCGGGCACTTCCCCCTGGAGCGGAACGCCCGCTACGAGTTCACCCTGATCGCGTGGCGCGACGCGTTCTCGTCCTGGGTGCGCGACACCCTGAAGAAGCGCGCCGCCGGCGTCGACGTGCGCCTGGAGACGATCGAGGGCGTGGCGCTGGTCGGGACCGCCGCCTCCCTCGCCCGGACCCGCGGCGGCCGCGACGCCGACCGGCTCGCCGCGCTCGTGGCGGCGCTCGCCGCCGAGGAGACCGGCTCGGCCGCCCAGCTCGACCGGATCCTCGCCCCCGACGCGGCGGGCCTCGTGCGCCGGAACGCCGAGCGGGTGAACCTGACCCGCTATCCGGTGACCCTGCCGGTGATCGCCGACCGCCTCGCGGCCCGGTTCTCCGCCTGGTACGAGATCTTCCCGCGCTCCCAGTCGATGGACGTCAACCGCCACGGCACCTTCGACGACGTCATCCGGCGCCTGCCCGAGATCCGCGAACTCGGCTTCGACGTCCTCTACTTCACGCCGATCCACCCCGTGGGCCGGACCAATCGCAAGGGGAAGAACAACACCTTGAAGGCCGAACCCGGCGATGTCGGCTCGGTCTACGCGGTCGGCGCCGAGGAGGGCGGCCACGAGGCCGTGCATCCCGACCTCGGCACGCTCGCGGATTTCGAGCGGCTGGTCGCGGCGAGCCACGCCTACGGGATGGAGATCGCCCTCGACTTCGCGATCCAGTGCTCGCCCGACCATCCCTGGATCAAGAACCACCCGGAATGGTTCGAGTGGCGCCCCGACGGCACGCTGAAATTCGCCGAGAACCCGCCGAAGAAGTACGAGGACATCTCGAACGTCCACTTCTACGGCGGCGCCCTGCCCTCGCTCTGGATCGAGCTGCGCGACATCCTGCTCGGCTGGTGTGCGCGCGGCGTGCGCGTCTTCCGGGTCGACAACCCGCACACCAAGCCGATCCCGTTCTGGGAATGGGTGATCGGCGAGGTCAACGGCCGCTACCCGGACGCGATCTTCCTCGCCGAGGCCTTCACCCGGCCGAAGATGATGAAGAAGCTCGCCAAGGCCGGCTACCAGCAGAGCTACACCTACTTCACGTGGCGCAACACCAAGCAGGAACTCACCGACTACGCCCTCGAGCTGGCCGGCGAGATGGGCGAGTACTACCGCCCGAACTTCTTCGCCAATACGCCCGACATCAACCCGTACTTCCTCCAGACCAGCGGCCGCGCGGGCTTCGTCATCCGCGGCACGCTCGCCGCGACCCTGTCGTCGGTCTACGGCATCTACAACGGCTTCGAGCTGTGCGAGGCCGCGCCGTATCCCGGCAAGGAGGAGTACCTGAACTCCGAGAAATACGAGCTGAAGGCCTGGGACTACGACCGGCCGGGCAACATCCGCGAGCACATCGTCAAGCTCAACAAGATCCGGCGCGAGAACCCCGCCCTCTGGGATTTCCGCAACGTCGTCTTCACCGGGGCCTTCAACGATCAGATCATCGCCTACGCCAAGGCGACGCCGGAGCGCGACAACTGCGTCTTCACCATGGTCAACCTCGACCCGAAGAACCGCCAGGAATGCACCTACGAGGTGCCGCTCTGGCTGTTCGGCCTGCCCGACGACGGCGCCGTCGAGGTCGAGGACCTGCTGCAGGGCTACACGTTCGAGCTGCGCGGCAAGTCCCACCGCATCGCCCTCGATCCGGCCGAGCGATCCTGCGTGATCTGGCGCCTCCGGGCGCCGCGGCGGGTTGCGGGCTGA